In one Arachis duranensis cultivar V14167 chromosome 9, aradu.V14167.gnm2.J7QH, whole genome shotgun sequence genomic region, the following are encoded:
- the LOC107466436 gene encoding LOW QUALITY PROTEIN: uncharacterized protein LOC107466436 (The sequence of the model RefSeq protein was modified relative to this genomic sequence to represent the inferred CDS: inserted 1 base in 1 codon), whose amino-acid sequence MLLTMLLFHWLQDEISSPISARLFELCDSDLFPEALQNSEVTSSSNCCYEENSSYATNMSLALEVETKFNNNNNNNNTNSNNSNNSVTTPSSTTTTNNNTTNSSNLSIIFDSQEELDNDISASIDFSSSPAAFNVPPMFPVTTNHHQEQFDFSSXXTLVLLHXPPPPLMGAPQLPSVFEEDCISSAVPSYVTLNPSSPSCSYLNPAAIPPPYMPPAGPLATALSADRAALFTGSMLLGSELQRPDLEYQGENGGIYCTDSIHRVFNPQELQALSTESQQLVAGGGSSANLTPEISNLEDSSFKVGKLSVEQRKEKIHRYMKKRNERNFSKKIKYACRKTLADSRPRVRGRFAKNDDFGDAQRPASSNHEEEDEEEQVVVKEEDDMVDSSDIFAHISGVNSFKCNYSIQSWI is encoded by the exons ATGTTATTAACAATGCTCTTGTTTCACTGGCTGCAGGATGAAATTTCAAGCCCAATCAGTGCTAGACTTTTTGAGCTATGTGACTCTGATTTGTTCCCAGAAGCACTTCAAAACTCTGAGGTTACTTCAAGCTCAAATTGTTGCTATGAAGAGAACTCCTCATATGCAACAAACATGTCTCTAGCATTAGAAGTAGAAACCAAgttcaataacaataacaataacaataatacaaaTAGCAATAATAGCAATAACAGTGTCACCACCCCAAGtagcaccaccaccaccaacaacaaCACAACCAACAGTAGTAACCTGTCAATCATCTTTGACTCTCAAGAAGAGCTTGACAATGACATCTCTGCCTCCATAGATTTCTCATCTTCACCTGCAGCTTTCAATGTTCCACCGATGTTCCCAGTCACAACAAACCATCATCAAGAACAGTTTGATTTCTCTTCTNNNNTGACACTAGTGCTGTtgc ctcctcctcctcctctcatGGGGGCTCCTCAATTGCCTTCTGTCTTTGAAGAGGATTGCATTTCTTCTGCTGTTCCTTCTTATGTCACTCTCAacccttcttctccttcttgctcTTATCTCAACCCTGCTGCCATTCCACCACCTTACATGCCTCCTGCTGGTCCCCTGGCCACCGCCTTGTCGGCCGACCGTGCCGCTTTGTTCACCGGAAGCATGCTTCTTGGCTCTGAGCTTCAGAGACCAGACCTTGAATACCAAGGTGAAAATGGTGGAATTTATTGTACAGATTCAATTCACAGAGTGTTTAACCCTCAAGAGCTTCAG GCACTTAGTACTGAGAGTCAGCAACTAGTGGCTGGAGGTGGGAGTTCTGCCAACTTAACACCAGAAATCTCAAACTTGGAGGACTCTAGCTTCAAGGTTGGGAAACTCTCTGTtgagcaaagaaaagaaaagattcaTAGATAcatgaagaaaagaaatgaaagaaacttCAGCAAGAAAATCAAG TATGCCTGCCGCAAAACTCTGGCAGATAGCCGGCCGCGAGTTCGAGGAAGGTTTGCAAAGAATGATGACTTTGGAGATGCTCAGAGACCTGCAAGTagcaatcatgaagaagaagatgaagaagaa CAGGTAGTTgtgaaagaagaagatgatatgGTTGATTCCTCAGATATCTTTGCTCATATCAGTGGAGTGAACTCCTTCAAATGCAACTATTCCATCCAGTCCTGGATTTGA